In Tachysurus fulvidraco isolate hzauxx_2018 chromosome 1, HZAU_PFXX_2.0, whole genome shotgun sequence, a single window of DNA contains:
- the cbx6a gene encoding chromobox protein homolog 6a isoform X1, whose protein sequence is MELTAIGDRVFAAEAILKRRVRKGNIEYLVKWKGWALKHSTWEPEENILDDRLITAFEQKEREQELYGPKKRGPKPKNFMLKARAQAGEMSSRPSSTRLAPPCPPSSSALPSNPSSSSSLAPTPRLHSLAASHKLKKDIHRCHRMSRRPLPRPDPLANPDGSSLVSRLPISPFSETVRILNRRVKPREVKRGRIILNLKLIDKYGAGATKGHQGRPQIPSRNRIIGKRQGDMPYKPFQPPMKMPGFPMYGQPFGLQPCPPASASTGTRAGSAVGGKARAHSSADSSRVRIQSPPSPASSSSTESDTASPQVQSRRQAQLDATSAVAMSTETSSQAHNKSGTNSGSSAPSTPPLSSSSSSSSSSSSPLSLSPEDNKRRAQILPCVARGRKRKPRRKLQASVPSSDGTEKTVPKQGDPNCHSKRTPSGANVSDVH, encoded by the exons ATGGAACTGACGGCAATCGGAGACCGAGTTTTTGCCGCTGAAGCCATCCTGAAACGCCGCGTGCGAAAG ggcaACATCGAGTATCTGGTGAAGTGGAAAGGATGGGCACTGAA GCACAGCACATGGGAACCCGAGGAGAACATTCTGGACGATCGTCTCATCACTGCGTTCGAGCAGAA GGAACGAGAGCAAGAGCTTTATGGCCCAAAGAAGCGGGGACCTAAACCAAAAAACTTCATGCTCAAG GCACGTGCTCAAGCTGGCGAGATGTCGTCCCGTCCGTCCAGTACCCGTCTTGCCCCTCCATGCCCTCCCTCATCGTCGGCACTTCCTTCTAACCCTTCGTCTTCGTCATCGTTGGCACCGACGCCCAGGTTGCACTCTCTGGCTGCCTCACATAAGCTCAAGAAAGATATTCATCGCTGCCACCGCATGTCCCGAAGACCTCTGCCCCGGCCTGACCCTTTAGCAAACCCAGACGGCTCCTCCTTAGTTTCCCGCCTGCCAATCTCTCCGTTTTCTGAGACCGTGCGCATTTTGAACCGCAGGGTCAAACCACGTGAAGTCAAGCGTGGACGCATCATTCTCAACTTAAAACTTATTGATAAATACGGCGCTGGGGCAACAAAAGGACACCAAGGAAGGCCGCAGATACCATCTCGGAATCGCATCATTGGAAAAAGGCAAGGAGACATGCCATACAAGCCGTTTCAACCACCCATGAAGATGCCCGGGTTTCCTATGTACGGCCAGCCATTTGGGCTCCAGCCATGCCCTCCTGCTTCGGCCTCAACGGGTACAAGAGCAGGGTCTGCTGTTGGAGGTAAAGCCAGAGCTCATTCTTCAGCAGATTCTTCCAGGGTTCGGATCCAGTCTCCTCCTTCTCCAGCCAGCTCTAGCAGCACTGAAAGTGATACTGCTTCACCCCAAGTTCAGTCTCGTAGACAAGCCCAGCTAGATGCAACCTCAGCTGTGGCAATGAGCACAGAAACCTCATCCCAAGCTCATAATAAATCAGGAACCAATTCTGGATCTTCAGCACCCTCCACTCCACccctgtcttcttcttcttcttcttcttcttcttcttcttccccatTATCATTGTCACCAGAAGATAATAAAAGAAGGGCACAGATTCTACCCTGTGTGGCCAGAGGCAGGAAAAGAAAACCACGTCGTAAGTTACAGGCATCCGTTCCCTCGAGTGATGGCACTGAGAAGACGGTGCCTAAACAAGGTGATCCCAACTGCCATTCTAAGCGGACACCCAGTGGTGCCAATGTTAGCGATGTTCATTAA
- the cbx6a gene encoding chromobox protein homolog 6a isoform X2 yields the protein MLKARAQAGEMSSRPSSTRLAPPCPPSSSALPSNPSSSSSLAPTPRLHSLAASHKLKKDIHRCHRMSRRPLPRPDPLANPDGSSLVSRLPISPFSETVRILNRRVKPREVKRGRIILNLKLIDKYGAGATKGHQGRPQIPSRNRIIGKRQGDMPYKPFQPPMKMPGFPMYGQPFGLQPCPPASASTGTRAGSAVGGKARAHSSADSSRVRIQSPPSPASSSSTESDTASPQVQSRRQAQLDATSAVAMSTETSSQAHNKSGTNSGSSAPSTPPLSSSSSSSSSSSSPLSLSPEDNKRRAQILPCVARGRKRKPRRKLQASVPSSDGTEKTVPKQGDPNCHSKRTPSGANVSDVH from the exons ATGCTCAAG GCACGTGCTCAAGCTGGCGAGATGTCGTCCCGTCCGTCCAGTACCCGTCTTGCCCCTCCATGCCCTCCCTCATCGTCGGCACTTCCTTCTAACCCTTCGTCTTCGTCATCGTTGGCACCGACGCCCAGGTTGCACTCTCTGGCTGCCTCACATAAGCTCAAGAAAGATATTCATCGCTGCCACCGCATGTCCCGAAGACCTCTGCCCCGGCCTGACCCTTTAGCAAACCCAGACGGCTCCTCCTTAGTTTCCCGCCTGCCAATCTCTCCGTTTTCTGAGACCGTGCGCATTTTGAACCGCAGGGTCAAACCACGTGAAGTCAAGCGTGGACGCATCATTCTCAACTTAAAACTTATTGATAAATACGGCGCTGGGGCAACAAAAGGACACCAAGGAAGGCCGCAGATACCATCTCGGAATCGCATCATTGGAAAAAGGCAAGGAGACATGCCATACAAGCCGTTTCAACCACCCATGAAGATGCCCGGGTTTCCTATGTACGGCCAGCCATTTGGGCTCCAGCCATGCCCTCCTGCTTCGGCCTCAACGGGTACAAGAGCAGGGTCTGCTGTTGGAGGTAAAGCCAGAGCTCATTCTTCAGCAGATTCTTCCAGGGTTCGGATCCAGTCTCCTCCTTCTCCAGCCAGCTCTAGCAGCACTGAAAGTGATACTGCTTCACCCCAAGTTCAGTCTCGTAGACAAGCCCAGCTAGATGCAACCTCAGCTGTGGCAATGAGCACAGAAACCTCATCCCAAGCTCATAATAAATCAGGAACCAATTCTGGATCTTCAGCACCCTCCACTCCACccctgtcttcttcttcttcttcttcttcttcttcttcttccccatTATCATTGTCACCAGAAGATAATAAAAGAAGGGCACAGATTCTACCCTGTGTGGCCAGAGGCAGGAAAAGAAAACCACGTCGTAAGTTACAGGCATCCGTTCCCTCGAGTGATGGCACTGAGAAGACGGTGCCTAAACAAGGTGATCCCAACTGCCATTCTAAGCGGACACCCAGTGGTGCCAATGTTAGCGATGTTCATTAA
- the gtpbp2b gene encoding GTP-binding protein 2b isoform X3, producing MQLAERCGDMDAKAHAPGPGAVTESGHKRKSRSRRGKRRRGKRRRGKKANEPPPFLPPEAEEGNIEYKLKLVNPTQYRFEHLATQLKWRLQEGRGEAVYQIGVEDNGLLVGLTDNDMKASINTLRRMAQKVGADITLLREREVDYESDKPRRIAEVLVRKVPDNQQFLDLRVAVLGNVDSGKSTLLGVLTQGELDNGRGRARLNLFRHLHEIQTGRTSSISFEILGFNSKGESEVDCQVVNYSESRTAEEICENSSKMITFIDLAGHHKYLKTTIFGLTSYCPDFAMLVVGANTGIAGTTREHLGLALALKVPVFVVVSKVDVCVGGAVQKTVRQLERLLKLPGCNKVPMLISNRDDAVTAAQRFAQSSSITPIFTLSSVSGENLDLLKVFFNILPPLSNSKEQEELMQQLTEFQVDEIYSVPDVGTVVGGTLYSGVCREGDRLVVGPTDDGKFLRLKVCSMQRNRSTCRVLRAGQAATLALGNFDRSLLRKGMVMVSPKMNPTICWQFEAAIVLLFHAKTFRSGFQVTVHVGNIRQTATVECLLGKEELRTGERAVVCFRFLKHPEYLRIGAKLLFREGVTKGIGHVTHLVPSGPNSAHDQNHKPQQNHN from the exons ATGCAGCTCGCAGAGCGCTGCGGTGACATGGATGCGAAAGCGCACGCGCCTGGGCCCGGTGCCGTTACCGAGAGCGGACACAAGCGCAAGTCCCGCAGCAGGAGGGGCAAGAGGAGGAGGGGGAAGAGACGGAGGGGCAAAAAAGCCAACGAGCCGCCGCCGTTTCTGCCCCCGGAG GCCGAGGAGGGAAATATCGAGTACAAG CTGAAGCTGGTGAACCCAACGCAGTACCGATTTGAGCACTTGGCCACGCAGCTGAAGTGGCGGCTGCAGGAGGGCCGAGGAGAGGCCGTCTACCAGATCGGTGTTGAGGACAACGGCCTGCTGGTGGGACTAACTGATAACGACATGAAGGCCTCCATAAACACCCTGCGCAGAATGGCTCAGAA GGTCGGTGCGGATATCACACTCTTGAGAGAGCGGGAAGTAGATTACGAGTCGGACAAACCCCGGAGAATCGCTGAGGTTCTTGTGAGGAAAGTTCCAGATAACCAGCAG tTTCTGGACCTGCGTGTAGCGGTGCTGGGGAACGTCGACTCTGGGAAATCCACTCTACTTGGCGTCCTGACGCAGGGCGAGCTGGATAACGGACGAGGCCGAGCTCGCCTCAACCTGTTCCGTCACCTGCATGAAATCCAGACGGGTCGCACGTCCAGCATCAGCTTTGAGATCCTCGGTTTTAACAGCAAAGGGGAG tcagaggttgATTGCCAGGTGGTGAATTACAGCGAGTCGCGCACAGCAGAGGAAATCTGCGAGAACTCGTCTAAGATGATCACCTTCATCGATCTGGCCGGCCACCACAAGTACCTGAAGACCACCATCTTCGGCCTGACCAGCTACTGCCCGGATTTCGCCATGCTGGTGGTGGGTGCGAACACGGGCATCG CGGGCACCACGCGGGAGCACCTGGGTCTGGCTCTGGCTCTCAAGGTGCCCGTGTTTGTGGTGGTCAGTAAGGTTGACGTGTGTGTTGGCGGCGCTGTACAGAAGACCGTGCGGCAGTTAGAGAGGTTGCTCAAGCTTCCCGGCTGCAACAAGGTTCCCATGCTGATCTCTAACCGTGATGACGCCGTCACCGCGGCCCAGCGCTTCGCCCAATCCTCCAG CATCACACCAATTTTTACACTGTCAAGCGTTTCTGGGGAGAACCTGGACCTGCTGAAGGTTTTCTTCAACATCCTGCCCCCCCTCAGCAACAGCAAAGAGCAGGAAGAACTCATGCAGCAGCTCACCGAGttccag GTTGATGAGATCTACAGTGTGCCTGATGTAGGAACTGTTGTTGGAGGAACTCTCTACAG tggtgtgtgtcgTGAGGGAGACCGCTTGGTCGTAGGGCCTACAGATGATGGGAAGTTTTTGCGGTTGAAGGTGTGCAGCATGCAGAGGAACCGCTCGACCTGCAGGGTTCTTCGAGCCGGACAGGCGGCTACGTTGGCGCTCGGCAACTTCGACCGCTCGCTACTACGCAAG ggcaTGGTGATGGTAAGTCCTAAGATGAATCCCACCATTTGCTGGCAGTTCGAGGCGGCCATCGTGCTTCTGTTCCATGCCAAGACATTCCGCAGTGGCTTCCAGGTCACAGTCCATGTCGGAAACATCCGTCAGACTGCCACAGTAGAGTGTTTACTCGGCAAG gaGGAGCTGCGCACCGGCGAGAGGGCTGTTGTGTGCTTCCGCTTCCTGAAACACCCCGAGTATCTGCGTATCGGAGCAAAGCTGCTGTTCAGAGAGGGCGTGACTAAAGGCATCGGTCATGTGACCCACCTGGTGCCGTCTGGTCCGAACAGCGCACATGACCAGAACCACAAACCACAGCAGAACCACAActag
- the gtpbp2b gene encoding GTP-binding protein 2b isoform X2, which yields MQLAERCGDMDAKAHAPGPGAVTESGHKRKSRSRRGKRRRGKRRRGKKANEPPPFLPPEAEEGNIEYKLKLVNPTQYRFEHLATQLKWRLQEGRGEAVYQIGVEDNGLLVGLTDNDMKASINTLRRMAQNMCVCVIACRVGADITLLREREVDYESDKPRRIAEVLVRKVPDNQQFLDLRVAVLGNVDSGKSTLLGVLTQGELDNGRGRARLNLFRHLHEIQTGRTSSISFEILGFNSKGEVVNYSESRTAEEICENSSKMITFIDLAGHHKYLKTTIFGLTSYCPDFAMLVVGANTGIAGTTREHLGLALALKVPVFVVVSKVDVCVGGAVQKTVRQLERLLKLPGCNKVPMLISNRDDAVTAAQRFAQSSSITPIFTLSSVSGENLDLLKVFFNILPPLSNSKEQEELMQQLTEFQVDEIYSVPDVGTVVGGTLYSGVCREGDRLVVGPTDDGKFLRLKVCSMQRNRSTCRVLRAGQAATLALGNFDRSLLRKGMVMVSPKMNPTICWQFEAAIVLLFHAKTFRSGFQVTVHVGNIRQTATVECLLGKEELRTGERAVVCFRFLKHPEYLRIGAKLLFREGVTKGIGHVTHLVPSGPNSAHDQNHKPQQNHN from the exons ATGCAGCTCGCAGAGCGCTGCGGTGACATGGATGCGAAAGCGCACGCGCCTGGGCCCGGTGCCGTTACCGAGAGCGGACACAAGCGCAAGTCCCGCAGCAGGAGGGGCAAGAGGAGGAGGGGGAAGAGACGGAGGGGCAAAAAAGCCAACGAGCCGCCGCCGTTTCTGCCCCCGGAG GCCGAGGAGGGAAATATCGAGTACAAG CTGAAGCTGGTGAACCCAACGCAGTACCGATTTGAGCACTTGGCCACGCAGCTGAAGTGGCGGCTGCAGGAGGGCCGAGGAGAGGCCGTCTACCAGATCGGTGTTGAGGACAACGGCCTGCTGGTGGGACTAACTGATAACGACATGAAGGCCTCCATAAACACCCTGCGCAGAATGGCTCAGAA tatgtgtgtgtgtgtgattgcatgcaGGGTCGGTGCGGATATCACACTCTTGAGAGAGCGGGAAGTAGATTACGAGTCGGACAAACCCCGGAGAATCGCTGAGGTTCTTGTGAGGAAAGTTCCAGATAACCAGCAG tTTCTGGACCTGCGTGTAGCGGTGCTGGGGAACGTCGACTCTGGGAAATCCACTCTACTTGGCGTCCTGACGCAGGGCGAGCTGGATAACGGACGAGGCCGAGCTCGCCTCAACCTGTTCCGTCACCTGCATGAAATCCAGACGGGTCGCACGTCCAGCATCAGCTTTGAGATCCTCGGTTTTAACAGCAAAGGGGAG GTGGTGAATTACAGCGAGTCGCGCACAGCAGAGGAAATCTGCGAGAACTCGTCTAAGATGATCACCTTCATCGATCTGGCCGGCCACCACAAGTACCTGAAGACCACCATCTTCGGCCTGACCAGCTACTGCCCGGATTTCGCCATGCTGGTGGTGGGTGCGAACACGGGCATCG CGGGCACCACGCGGGAGCACCTGGGTCTGGCTCTGGCTCTCAAGGTGCCCGTGTTTGTGGTGGTCAGTAAGGTTGACGTGTGTGTTGGCGGCGCTGTACAGAAGACCGTGCGGCAGTTAGAGAGGTTGCTCAAGCTTCCCGGCTGCAACAAGGTTCCCATGCTGATCTCTAACCGTGATGACGCCGTCACCGCGGCCCAGCGCTTCGCCCAATCCTCCAG CATCACACCAATTTTTACACTGTCAAGCGTTTCTGGGGAGAACCTGGACCTGCTGAAGGTTTTCTTCAACATCCTGCCCCCCCTCAGCAACAGCAAAGAGCAGGAAGAACTCATGCAGCAGCTCACCGAGttccag GTTGATGAGATCTACAGTGTGCCTGATGTAGGAACTGTTGTTGGAGGAACTCTCTACAG tggtgtgtgtcgTGAGGGAGACCGCTTGGTCGTAGGGCCTACAGATGATGGGAAGTTTTTGCGGTTGAAGGTGTGCAGCATGCAGAGGAACCGCTCGACCTGCAGGGTTCTTCGAGCCGGACAGGCGGCTACGTTGGCGCTCGGCAACTTCGACCGCTCGCTACTACGCAAG ggcaTGGTGATGGTAAGTCCTAAGATGAATCCCACCATTTGCTGGCAGTTCGAGGCGGCCATCGTGCTTCTGTTCCATGCCAAGACATTCCGCAGTGGCTTCCAGGTCACAGTCCATGTCGGAAACATCCGTCAGACTGCCACAGTAGAGTGTTTACTCGGCAAG gaGGAGCTGCGCACCGGCGAGAGGGCTGTTGTGTGCTTCCGCTTCCTGAAACACCCCGAGTATCTGCGTATCGGAGCAAAGCTGCTGTTCAGAGAGGGCGTGACTAAAGGCATCGGTCATGTGACCCACCTGGTGCCGTCTGGTCCGAACAGCGCACATGACCAGAACCACAAACCACAGCAGAACCACAActag
- the gtpbp2b gene encoding GTP-binding protein 2b isoform X1, with protein MQLAERCGDMDAKAHAPGPGAVTESGHKRKSRSRRGKRRRGKRRRGKKANEPPPFLPPEAEEGNIEYKLKLVNPTQYRFEHLATQLKWRLQEGRGEAVYQIGVEDNGLLVGLTDNDMKASINTLRRMAQNMCVCVIACRVGADITLLREREVDYESDKPRRIAEVLVRKVPDNQQFLDLRVAVLGNVDSGKSTLLGVLTQGELDNGRGRARLNLFRHLHEIQTGRTSSISFEILGFNSKGESEVDCQVVNYSESRTAEEICENSSKMITFIDLAGHHKYLKTTIFGLTSYCPDFAMLVVGANTGIAGTTREHLGLALALKVPVFVVVSKVDVCVGGAVQKTVRQLERLLKLPGCNKVPMLISNRDDAVTAAQRFAQSSSITPIFTLSSVSGENLDLLKVFFNILPPLSNSKEQEELMQQLTEFQVDEIYSVPDVGTVVGGTLYSGVCREGDRLVVGPTDDGKFLRLKVCSMQRNRSTCRVLRAGQAATLALGNFDRSLLRKGMVMVSPKMNPTICWQFEAAIVLLFHAKTFRSGFQVTVHVGNIRQTATVECLLGKEELRTGERAVVCFRFLKHPEYLRIGAKLLFREGVTKGIGHVTHLVPSGPNSAHDQNHKPQQNHN; from the exons ATGCAGCTCGCAGAGCGCTGCGGTGACATGGATGCGAAAGCGCACGCGCCTGGGCCCGGTGCCGTTACCGAGAGCGGACACAAGCGCAAGTCCCGCAGCAGGAGGGGCAAGAGGAGGAGGGGGAAGAGACGGAGGGGCAAAAAAGCCAACGAGCCGCCGCCGTTTCTGCCCCCGGAG GCCGAGGAGGGAAATATCGAGTACAAG CTGAAGCTGGTGAACCCAACGCAGTACCGATTTGAGCACTTGGCCACGCAGCTGAAGTGGCGGCTGCAGGAGGGCCGAGGAGAGGCCGTCTACCAGATCGGTGTTGAGGACAACGGCCTGCTGGTGGGACTAACTGATAACGACATGAAGGCCTCCATAAACACCCTGCGCAGAATGGCTCAGAA tatgtgtgtgtgtgtgattgcatgcaGGGTCGGTGCGGATATCACACTCTTGAGAGAGCGGGAAGTAGATTACGAGTCGGACAAACCCCGGAGAATCGCTGAGGTTCTTGTGAGGAAAGTTCCAGATAACCAGCAG tTTCTGGACCTGCGTGTAGCGGTGCTGGGGAACGTCGACTCTGGGAAATCCACTCTACTTGGCGTCCTGACGCAGGGCGAGCTGGATAACGGACGAGGCCGAGCTCGCCTCAACCTGTTCCGTCACCTGCATGAAATCCAGACGGGTCGCACGTCCAGCATCAGCTTTGAGATCCTCGGTTTTAACAGCAAAGGGGAG tcagaggttgATTGCCAGGTGGTGAATTACAGCGAGTCGCGCACAGCAGAGGAAATCTGCGAGAACTCGTCTAAGATGATCACCTTCATCGATCTGGCCGGCCACCACAAGTACCTGAAGACCACCATCTTCGGCCTGACCAGCTACTGCCCGGATTTCGCCATGCTGGTGGTGGGTGCGAACACGGGCATCG CGGGCACCACGCGGGAGCACCTGGGTCTGGCTCTGGCTCTCAAGGTGCCCGTGTTTGTGGTGGTCAGTAAGGTTGACGTGTGTGTTGGCGGCGCTGTACAGAAGACCGTGCGGCAGTTAGAGAGGTTGCTCAAGCTTCCCGGCTGCAACAAGGTTCCCATGCTGATCTCTAACCGTGATGACGCCGTCACCGCGGCCCAGCGCTTCGCCCAATCCTCCAG CATCACACCAATTTTTACACTGTCAAGCGTTTCTGGGGAGAACCTGGACCTGCTGAAGGTTTTCTTCAACATCCTGCCCCCCCTCAGCAACAGCAAAGAGCAGGAAGAACTCATGCAGCAGCTCACCGAGttccag GTTGATGAGATCTACAGTGTGCCTGATGTAGGAACTGTTGTTGGAGGAACTCTCTACAG tggtgtgtgtcgTGAGGGAGACCGCTTGGTCGTAGGGCCTACAGATGATGGGAAGTTTTTGCGGTTGAAGGTGTGCAGCATGCAGAGGAACCGCTCGACCTGCAGGGTTCTTCGAGCCGGACAGGCGGCTACGTTGGCGCTCGGCAACTTCGACCGCTCGCTACTACGCAAG ggcaTGGTGATGGTAAGTCCTAAGATGAATCCCACCATTTGCTGGCAGTTCGAGGCGGCCATCGTGCTTCTGTTCCATGCCAAGACATTCCGCAGTGGCTTCCAGGTCACAGTCCATGTCGGAAACATCCGTCAGACTGCCACAGTAGAGTGTTTACTCGGCAAG gaGGAGCTGCGCACCGGCGAGAGGGCTGTTGTGTGCTTCCGCTTCCTGAAACACCCCGAGTATCTGCGTATCGGAGCAAAGCTGCTGTTCAGAGAGGGCGTGACTAAAGGCATCGGTCATGTGACCCACCTGGTGCCGTCTGGTCCGAACAGCGCACATGACCAGAACCACAAACCACAGCAGAACCACAActag
- the gtpbp2b gene encoding GTP-binding protein 2b isoform X4, whose amino-acid sequence MQLAERCGDMDAKAHAPGPGAVTESGHKRKSRSRRGKRRRGKRRRGKKANEPPPFLPPEAEEGNIEYKLKLVNPTQYRFEHLATQLKWRLQEGRGEAVYQIGVEDNGLLVGLTDNDMKASINTLRRMAQKVGADITLLREREVDYESDKPRRIAEVLVRKVPDNQQFLDLRVAVLGNVDSGKSTLLGVLTQGELDNGRGRARLNLFRHLHEIQTGRTSSISFEILGFNSKGEVVNYSESRTAEEICENSSKMITFIDLAGHHKYLKTTIFGLTSYCPDFAMLVVGANTGIAGTTREHLGLALALKVPVFVVVSKVDVCVGGAVQKTVRQLERLLKLPGCNKVPMLISNRDDAVTAAQRFAQSSSITPIFTLSSVSGENLDLLKVFFNILPPLSNSKEQEELMQQLTEFQVDEIYSVPDVGTVVGGTLYSGVCREGDRLVVGPTDDGKFLRLKVCSMQRNRSTCRVLRAGQAATLALGNFDRSLLRKGMVMVSPKMNPTICWQFEAAIVLLFHAKTFRSGFQVTVHVGNIRQTATVECLLGKEELRTGERAVVCFRFLKHPEYLRIGAKLLFREGVTKGIGHVTHLVPSGPNSAHDQNHKPQQNHN is encoded by the exons ATGCAGCTCGCAGAGCGCTGCGGTGACATGGATGCGAAAGCGCACGCGCCTGGGCCCGGTGCCGTTACCGAGAGCGGACACAAGCGCAAGTCCCGCAGCAGGAGGGGCAAGAGGAGGAGGGGGAAGAGACGGAGGGGCAAAAAAGCCAACGAGCCGCCGCCGTTTCTGCCCCCGGAG GCCGAGGAGGGAAATATCGAGTACAAG CTGAAGCTGGTGAACCCAACGCAGTACCGATTTGAGCACTTGGCCACGCAGCTGAAGTGGCGGCTGCAGGAGGGCCGAGGAGAGGCCGTCTACCAGATCGGTGTTGAGGACAACGGCCTGCTGGTGGGACTAACTGATAACGACATGAAGGCCTCCATAAACACCCTGCGCAGAATGGCTCAGAA GGTCGGTGCGGATATCACACTCTTGAGAGAGCGGGAAGTAGATTACGAGTCGGACAAACCCCGGAGAATCGCTGAGGTTCTTGTGAGGAAAGTTCCAGATAACCAGCAG tTTCTGGACCTGCGTGTAGCGGTGCTGGGGAACGTCGACTCTGGGAAATCCACTCTACTTGGCGTCCTGACGCAGGGCGAGCTGGATAACGGACGAGGCCGAGCTCGCCTCAACCTGTTCCGTCACCTGCATGAAATCCAGACGGGTCGCACGTCCAGCATCAGCTTTGAGATCCTCGGTTTTAACAGCAAAGGGGAG GTGGTGAATTACAGCGAGTCGCGCACAGCAGAGGAAATCTGCGAGAACTCGTCTAAGATGATCACCTTCATCGATCTGGCCGGCCACCACAAGTACCTGAAGACCACCATCTTCGGCCTGACCAGCTACTGCCCGGATTTCGCCATGCTGGTGGTGGGTGCGAACACGGGCATCG CGGGCACCACGCGGGAGCACCTGGGTCTGGCTCTGGCTCTCAAGGTGCCCGTGTTTGTGGTGGTCAGTAAGGTTGACGTGTGTGTTGGCGGCGCTGTACAGAAGACCGTGCGGCAGTTAGAGAGGTTGCTCAAGCTTCCCGGCTGCAACAAGGTTCCCATGCTGATCTCTAACCGTGATGACGCCGTCACCGCGGCCCAGCGCTTCGCCCAATCCTCCAG CATCACACCAATTTTTACACTGTCAAGCGTTTCTGGGGAGAACCTGGACCTGCTGAAGGTTTTCTTCAACATCCTGCCCCCCCTCAGCAACAGCAAAGAGCAGGAAGAACTCATGCAGCAGCTCACCGAGttccag GTTGATGAGATCTACAGTGTGCCTGATGTAGGAACTGTTGTTGGAGGAACTCTCTACAG tggtgtgtgtcgTGAGGGAGACCGCTTGGTCGTAGGGCCTACAGATGATGGGAAGTTTTTGCGGTTGAAGGTGTGCAGCATGCAGAGGAACCGCTCGACCTGCAGGGTTCTTCGAGCCGGACAGGCGGCTACGTTGGCGCTCGGCAACTTCGACCGCTCGCTACTACGCAAG ggcaTGGTGATGGTAAGTCCTAAGATGAATCCCACCATTTGCTGGCAGTTCGAGGCGGCCATCGTGCTTCTGTTCCATGCCAAGACATTCCGCAGTGGCTTCCAGGTCACAGTCCATGTCGGAAACATCCGTCAGACTGCCACAGTAGAGTGTTTACTCGGCAAG gaGGAGCTGCGCACCGGCGAGAGGGCTGTTGTGTGCTTCCGCTTCCTGAAACACCCCGAGTATCTGCGTATCGGAGCAAAGCTGCTGTTCAGAGAGGGCGTGACTAAAGGCATCGGTCATGTGACCCACCTGGTGCCGTCTGGTCCGAACAGCGCACATGACCAGAACCACAAACCACAGCAGAACCACAActag